A segment of the Labrus mixtus chromosome 15, fLabMix1.1, whole genome shotgun sequence genome:
GACAGGCTCTTCATCCAAACCTTTCCGAAGAGGCAACTTTCCTCTGCGCACCTGTCCTCGTCTCGtaccctcctccctcactgtTGACATCAGCAAAGGCAGTCCTTGGAGACGGAAAAACATAGCCTACCTGTCCCTCCTCTGAACCGGGTTGTTATCTGATCCCTTCCACACTCCGAGCTTGAAGCACGGCGTCTGTTTCTCCGTCACGCCCTCTCCCTTCGCTTCTCCAGGGTGCACGgcggggatttttttttttatttctgctcaaAACCTACACAGCAGCATGAAACAGACGTGATCCGATTAGGCTTCACtccagaacttttttttttttttttcaaatctttttcCGTGTTGCTTTCCTGATTGAAGAGGCGTGCGGCCAATCAGAGACTGGAGGCCGGTCATACAAGTCTCTACAATGAGCCAATAGTGGCTCTCTAGAGGCGTGTCTTCTTGTGCTTGGGAAGCGCTGGGTTTTGTTTCCATGGTGTGTTTAGTAAGGCGGAGTTCCGGAACACAGTGGGACTCAAAATGTTCATGCAAAGTTCGTAACAGTCCACCTACAGTTTGCGTAAAGTTTGTGGTTATTCTATCTACAGAGAGGagcaacttctttttttaatttatcttttttgttgttgttctagCTCCTACAAAAGTACTTGGAGGACTGCAACCCTCCCTGCACTCAGAGCTCAAGGGAAGGCGACCTGCTCGTGGCGATTTCTTGCACAATAGCTCCCTCTTGTGGTTGTTACACTCAGAGTTTAGCACCACCTGTTACCAAGCACCATCAGAGCCCCCTGTATGAATACATGTATTATGTGTTAGGCTGCCTTTGggtttttaaattgaatatatttGCACACGTAGTTGAAAGGCAGCTGTCtgctttttgattttatttcttatgATTCACTTAGAGCAGAGATTCACAAACTTTTCAGCCCGTAACCCACAATAAAACAGTGCTAGAGACTGTGGACCCCCATTGTCCCTGAAGGTCGTTAAAATATTTAACGTTGCGCACAGCCAACACTGGCATTAGAGCGCCACACAATAGCCCAAAAATCgtaatattatttttgtaattgattGGAAGAAAATCTAGAAGCCGAACACACGTGATCTCTTGAGCtagtttgttgttgtatttattttcccattaatagataaaataagaatatttgtatatgtttttggaaggaatctcATGACCCTCATCTCAGTGTCTTGAGACCCCCCAGGGTGTctcgacccccactttgggaatcactgacATAGagcacaaacatacacagaagTTTAATGAATTAGAAACAACAAGACTCCAAAAAACCTTCCAGATCCAAACCTTTTGCACACTTTTTCATTTAGTATCTTCATTTGAGTAGTTTTATTTGCACCACGTGCATTCTTCTCTAAGTCCTAACACATCATTGTGAAACTGTTAATCCTGCTGGCAGATTTCCAATAAGCGacccaaaaacaaacagattctcCCTCATGTAATGGGCATATTATTTCAGTGTTGAGGCAGTGGTGGGTGTGAGTGTGACATCTGTTATGGAGACCATTTCTGGTGATTCGTTAATGATTAACATTCAGTCAACCTTCTTGCGCGGCTCTTCGGTCAGCGCCCTCGCAGGCAGTCAGAGTTGaggacattttctaaaaacTGCTGATAATAACAGActtgttttgcatttctttttctattttagaacatttttatgtttttctttttttgcctgatttttcagttttcagttacATCGTATCTCGTCTCTACACAGGGTTATATGTCACCGACTTGAGCATCTCATCTGTTGACATGATCTGACATTTCTCCTCATGTGTGAGAAATGTCAGCTGCTCCTCATGGATGTAGCAACGATACCTATCTCTCAATGTGCAGTAAGTTGCATACATGACATTTATTGCATTGCAAAATTGACGTTGTTGCTGATCTTCTGTTTTATACTTCATAAACTTCCAGGTCTGACCCTCTGTTGACTCTGTTAAGTCCCGCCTcaaaacatacttttatatGTTAGCATGTGAGTCCTCTGGTCCTGCAGAGGCGGTTTCtctcaggtttttctttttgtcttctttgttttttctctctgtattctCATAGCTGTTGTAACTCTTATgtattgtttcttttattcgatgtacagcactttgttcagctgctgctgtttttaaatgtgctttctaAATGAACGTGACTTGACTTGttctttcacttcttgtttAGCTGAGGAGGCGTCAGGTCCTCTCGCTGTAATTATCATCCCCTGTCTGTTGACTCTGAGCACAGTTTTAGTGGTGGTTCTGATTTTCTGCAGTCTGCACAAGAGCAAACAAAGAGGACAAAGCAACTTAGTGAATTTTACAAACGGTATGCATTGCAATAACTGTATGTGAAGATGAACATGTGTTATTGATTCATCTCtagctcacaaaaaaaaacctgcataatttcttgtgtgtttgtttcgcAGGCCAGCAGAGTGTGTCCCTGACTGCATCTTCTGTAAGCACTCCAAAAGTCCAGGCAGCTTTGTCGCCCTGGGAAATCCCCGAGGAGTGTGTTCTCGAGGGACTGGAGTTTTGGCAGACAGGCCGCCTCGGCCCCATTTGTAAAGGtctgctgaagaggagagatggagcCTCTTGTGCTGTGGTGGTGAAGTCCCTGCGAGGTACACTGCATACATGTTTCACATTAAGACCAGGATGAGGAAGTTTGATGTTAGGAAAGGGTTCATAAGTGTtttcaaggagagagagagagaggcaagacagacatgaagagactgtaaatacataaaaacaaacatatgagGTTTCTTAATTTCtctatttgttttcattttaacacagACCTACAGTGTTGAAGggccacattaaaaaacacaggcTTACAAGACACTATCATTAATATGTATTTGTAATTTAGGGGCCAGACTAAAGTCTTTTAAGAGCCAGACTAAAGTCTTTTAAGAACCAGACTGAAGTCTTTTAAGAGATGGACTGAAGTCTTTTAAGAACCAGACTGAAGTCTTTTAAGAGCCAGACTGAAGTCTTTTAAGAACCACACTGAAGTCTTTTAAGAGCCAGACTGAAGTCTTTTAAGAACCAGACTGAAGTCTTTTAAGAACCACACTGAAGTCTTTTAAGAACCAGACTGAAGTCTTTTAAGAGATGGACTGAAGTCTTTTAAGAACCAGACTGAAGTCTTTTAAGAGCCAGACTAAAGTCTTTTAAGAGCCAGACTGAAGTCTTTTAAGAGCCAGACTGAAGTCTTTTAAGAGCCAGACTGAAGACTGAAGTCTTTTAAGAGCCAGACTGAAGTCCTTTAAGAGCCAGACTGAAGACTGAAGTCTTTTAAGAGCCAGACTGAAGTCCTTTAAGAACCAGACTGAAGTCTTTTAAGAGCCAGACTGAAGTCTTTTAAGAGATGGACTTAAGTCTTTTAAGAACCAGACTGAAGTCTTTTAAGAGATGGACTGAAGTCTTTTAAGAGATGGACTGAAGTCTTTTAAGAGCCAGACTGAAGTCTTTTAAGAGATGGACTGAAGTCTTTTAAGAGATGGACTGAAGTCTTTTAAGAGCCAGACTGAAGTCTTTTAAGAGCCAGACTGAAGTCTTTTAAGAGATGGACTGAAGTCTTTTAAGAGCCAGACTGAAGTCTTTTAAGAGATGGACTGAAGTCTTTTAAGAGACGGACTGAAGTCTTTTAAGAGCCAGACTGAAGTCTTTTAAGAGACGGACTGAAGTCTTTTAAGAGCCAGACTGAAGTCTTTTAAGAGCGAGCCAGTCCACCAACCGTACAGGTCTGTTCTAACCCTCTGTTAACACCACACAGACGGATCCAACCAGCCTGAAGGGAAGGCGCTGGAGTGGGTCCTCTTCCACGCCACAGTGTGTAAACATGAAAACGTGGTGCAGATGCTCTACTGTCAGACCAAATGTCTGCCAGTGTGTCTCGTCTTAGAGGCCTACAGCCCAGGAAAcctccttcacttcctctgGTCTCTCAGAAATGTAATAATTTTTTATAGCCTACATTTTGCTTGAATTCTAACCTGTGTTTGATGATGCAAAAATGCTAAATGTAGTGCATTAACAAAGTATTGCTCTTCCCTCTAGAGGGGTTCAAACAGTGAGGATCCATTTCTGAACTTCTCTGAGAGGTCGGTGTATCTTGTGGCAAAGCAGGTTGCAGCTGGTCTGGTAGGTCATTTTTTTCCTCGAGGAATAAttcccaaaacacaaacaaatggaaATGACTTCTAGATGCTATGTTAATCAAGAGATGTCATTCTGTGTACAACATCTTGTGTGCTTTGGGGGAAAAGGTGTGGCGTCCCTTGAATTTGAATGAGAATTTCAGCCACAGATTGATTTGTTTGGCTGTAATtggctcctccctccctcaggaTTACCTGATGTCGGAGCACAGGCTGGTGCACGGCGATGTTGCTGCCAGGAACATCTTAATTGGCCCGGGCCTCTCCGCTCGGGTGTCTGGGCTCGGGGTGGCATTTGAAGGACGCAGAATGGATCCAGCAGCATTTaggcagagggcagcagaggtGCCTCTCAAATGGCAGGCTCCGGAGAGGCTCACGATGCAGCTCAGCATCGACAGGAGCGACGTGTAAGGGCAGAGTTATGtctgagaaaatgaaaagcagacAGAACTAGAAAATGTTGCTTCGTCAACAATGTCATCTCTTTTAGCTTTTGCATGACTAATGCATTTtacaaatgttattaaaaatggGTCACATTGTCCTTTCCCCCATAGGTGGTCATTTGGAATCTTACTGTATGAACTGACTACCTTAGGTAAAGCTGCATGttcaataaaacactttaaatcaaacattttaaaacataagtaaatgaacatgtttctgCAGTACATGTTACAATTTAGAGTCCTGTGTAACATTCAAAACAGTGTTGTTTCTATCCCAGGTTCTGCTCCATACCCTGAGCTGGAGCCTCTGTCTGTGCTTCCAAAACTGCAGGGGTCTTATCGAATGAAGAGACCAGTGAGCTGTGGAGGACCTTTGTGAGTACACTTACATGGCAATGCAGTAGGGCTGCACGATTTATCGCCTCTGCAATAAACAAATCCCaaaagtcaaaaaaacaaacacttttgatAAAGCATTGCAGTGGTTTCTCACGCAGCATAGTAggctacattgcaccttttggaTTGAGGCCTGCAGGGCATAAAGTCCACGTGTTCACACCATTTAGATGCAGTCAGATAAAGCTAAAGCTAACCACCAGCTACCCCCAAATTTATTAGGGCTACAGTATCAAAGGGGgagaaaacaggttttttttagatttatttcgGTCAACACAGGTGTTATATTTAACATGAAGAacaggagacagacagaaactgaGTTGTAGCATATATCCACTTTAAAGCCTTTTATAAAGATAACTTATGATAATTATTTACCAAAACCTTTGTGTAAATACTTCAAATGTCCCTTCCAGCACCTGTTGTTACCTTCGTCAtcctttttcctgcttttttaaGTTGGTGTttaagctaactagctaactaGCTACTTGCTGTAGCTTCCAATGTAACAGCACAAACATTGAACAGGGTAGGCCTATCTTTAATCTGGCTCAAATGCTGATAAAGTTACAactgttttttatgtgttttgaaTTCTTTTTGTGTGCTTTTAGATATGACCTGATGAAGTACTGTTGGATGTGGTGCTTCAAAGACCGTCCTCCTTTCTCTGCAATCATAAAGCTGTTGGATTCCTCTCTGCATCTAGCTGCTGCCAAAGACATTTGTGTTCTTGAGGTAATAGACATACCCGAGTATAACAGGAAGGCAGGGCTGCCAAATACTACAAAGACAGATTAACTTCTCAAGTGTGTTTATCTCTGATTGCAACGTAGGCTAACACCTGCTGGATACTTTTTGGATGTGTAACATTGGACAAGTTTAGGGTCAAACGTGGATCATATAATaatcaaaaagaaagagagtcaTTTAATAATCACTTCTTTATTGTCAAAAAGGAACAGACTTATTAACACAGATCTTTTTATTCATTGATATCTTCAGACTTTCATCCTTGCAAAGTACAGTGTATGTATCTGTAAAGCTGTTGGCATGCATCCATTACTGTGACTCTGAAAACCAAAACACCCACACAGGAAAGCTTGATGCACTGTTCAATGGACTAAGAACATGTATTTTCAGTGCTGCAGATTTATTTAACAACCGTTTCTAAAAAGGTCAATACATTTGTATCAACTGTGGCTTGAGTTTTTATCAGAACTATTTAGGAATATCTCATTTTTTGATCATCTATGAATATCTGCTCTATCATAGTTCTTTAAGGGAGCCTCATACACTTCTAACACTTTGTGTTATTGCTTATAGAGGCTTTGAATCCGTATTATAAAATATGTACGTTCACACAAGAGACGAGTGATGCCACAAAGGTGTCCTTGATAAAAGTGCTtgtctacaaaataaaagtgaatacTGGCCATAgtgaagtgcaaacacactTTTATCCTCTCCTGTCTTGTCCTTTTTTAAGTTTCAACACTACTTCTAATAGTGGCGCATTTCTGAACACAGCCAACATAAACTACAATACAACACATGTGCTGCAGCTATGTTTAATCACTAGGTGGCAGTAAATGCAAGCTTTGCAGCTCGGGATGTGCTCTTATCAAAGGTCAATTACACAAAAATCaaagcaaacaaatgaaaatactGCTGCAGAGTATTGAGGAGTTGAAACATCCCGTTGCATCTGAGTCCACCTTAGTCACTGATGTCAACTACTGCAGACAAGTGAGAGGATTACGAGATAGGGTGGTATTCCAGTGTTGTAATACTATTTTAACTGCAATGCCTCTTAAAACAGGGACAAACTCATAGCAtgactgaataaaaaataaaagatatatGAAACTCTatcacaattctttttttttttcttttttttacatcttgttaAAAGGCTATCAGTCTATAAAGctaaacaaattaaaagtccCTTATTCACAGAAGCCAGAAGTGGCTAAGTTTATGTTCTTATTGAGCTTATTTTAGGCTACATTCAAATTGATGATCCAACAATAGCAGTCTTTATTTGATGAATCACGTTTGGATTTTTCCTGCTTTAATTTGCTTTAAAGAAAAGCTCCAGCAAAAAGTGGGGATTGGAGGGAGCTGGCATCCTGACCTAAATCTTGGGACATGATAGTTTTACACAAAACTGGTTGTAGTGTTGTGTGAGTGCCATTACAGTGTTAGTGACTATCAAGAAATGACATTGGACTTTTGATGTTGAAGAAGCTGCTTTAAAATCCTGTTGAAAAGTCATAATTTTAAGTAAATTATGACTCACAAGGACTTTAAATGACAGTGGTCATTTCctgtatgattaaaaaaaactaaaaaaatccaaattcGCAGCAATGACAAATCCAAGCTGTAATTTCCTatgaaataatctttttttgatATTATGCGGTGAGAATTTGATGCCCCCGGACATTGTTTTAAGATTGGATTAATATTGAAGAAAGGAGATTTGATGAAAATTCAGTGTTTAGAACAAGCCATCCAAGCCCTTGATTCAGTGAAAATGCAAAACAGACTTGTATGGAGGACAATCCTAAACAGCAACATTAAAATGCTCCTCTCAATCCTCACTCTTCTGTCTGGGTTTCTGGGAGCAAATGTTCACCAGTGTTTTAGCTTGGATCCTCCAAAGCAGAAGAGAGCAGCTACCGTCTGAAGCCTCCATTTACCCACGATGGGCCCAAAAGTTAACCTTTTCAGGGTGTTTCAGACAAAGCTCACACCCCCTTTCTACACTTTTCTGTTCCAAATGGATGTCGGGAACAAGATGTAAGAGACTGACCACAGCAGGTAGTACACACACGCAGGGGGGAAGGAAGAGCAGAACACCATGATGACACctagaaacacaagaaaaaaagaaaattagtGTCAAAGCCCTGAAAAATAACACCTGTAATCAACAAACCTCTCTGTGACGTTTACACTATGACTTACTCAACAACAGTCTACAGCCATGTAGCAGCACTATAACACCGCACATACGTTATGCACAGCAGTGATTTGACTTTTGTGGACATAAGATACGTACATGTTTCCAATGGTCATGGCCAAGCTACTTGTAAAATATAATGAGCTAAGCTACTAGTTACTCTACACGTAATGTCACTACACTAAAGATAACACCTGGAGAAATGTAAGAAGCTAAGCTACAGCAACACAGCAAGACTAGCTTGCTAGATTTAAGCTATTTTCATTTATCACA
Coding sequences within it:
- the si:ch73-206d17.1 gene encoding tyrosine-protein kinase STYK1 isoform X1; translation: MSAAPHGCSNDTYLSMCTEEASGPLAVIIIPCLLTLSTVLVVVLIFCSLHKSKQRGQSNLVNFTNGQQSVSLTASSVSTPKVQAALSPWEIPEECVLEGLEFWQTGRLGPICKGLLKRRDGASCAVVVKSLRDGSNQPEGKALEWVLFHATVCKHENVVQMLYCQTKCLPVCLVLEAYSPGNLLHFLWSLRNRGSNSEDPFLNFSERSVYLVAKQVAAGLDYLMSEHRLVHGDVAARNILIGPGLSARVSGLGVAFEGRRMDPAAFRQRAAEVPLKWQAPERLTMQLSIDRSDVWSFGILLYELTTLGSAPYPELEPLSVLPKLQGSYRMKRPVSCGGPLYDLMKYCWMWCFKDRPPFSAIIKLLDSSLHLAAAKDICVLEVIDIPEYNRKAGLPNTTKTD
- the si:ch73-206d17.1 gene encoding tyrosine-protein kinase STYK1 isoform X2, whose product is MSAAPHGCSNDTYLSMCILVVVLIFCSLHKSKQRGQSNLVNFTNGQQSVSLTASSVSTPKVQAALSPWEIPEECVLEGLEFWQTGRLGPICKGLLKRRDGASCAVVVKSLRDGSNQPEGKALEWVLFHATVCKHENVVQMLYCQTKCLPVCLVLEAYSPGNLLHFLWSLRNRGSNSEDPFLNFSERSVYLVAKQVAAGLDYLMSEHRLVHGDVAARNILIGPGLSARVSGLGVAFEGRRMDPAAFRQRAAEVPLKWQAPERLTMQLSIDRSDVWSFGILLYELTTLGSAPYPELEPLSVLPKLQGSYRMKRPVSCGGPLYDLMKYCWMWCFKDRPPFSAIIKLLDSSLHLAAAKDICVLEVIDIPEYNRKAGLPNTTKTD